CCTCGCGCGCAACACCGAGCGGTACGGGGACGGGACCCCGCAGTCCGCCTCACCGGCCGGGCGCGAGCTGTTCAAGCTCGCCGCCCTGAAGAACGGCCTGGCCCCGCGCGACCTCCCGCCCTCCGTCTCCTTCTTCCAGGGCGTACGGGTCGACGACGACGGCACCACCCGGTTCACCGGCTCCGCCGGCCCCGGAAGGACCGTGACGCTCCGCGCCGAACAGGACGTCACCGTCCTCGTCGCCAACGTCCCGCACCCCCTGGACCCGCGCCCCGACTACCGCTGCGGGAACCTCGGCGTCCTCGCGTACCGGGCCGGCCCGACCGCCCCCGGCGACCCGCTGTGGAACGCCACCCCCGAAGGCCGCCGCGCCTTCCTGAACACCGCCGACCACCTCACCGCCCGGGGGATCGCATGACCACCGCCATCAGCCCTCCGGGCCGCGTCGTCTCCGACGACATCGTCCCCGCCCGCGCCGCCTGGTCCGCGGTCGTCCGCAAGGGCCACACGCTGACCGTCACCGACCTCCACGGCAACCAGGCCGCGGACTTCCTCCTCTACGACGCGCACGACACCTCCGTGCGCTACAGCGCCCCCGACACGATCCAGGCCCAGGGCAACCTCTTCCTGACCACCGGCTCGGTGCTGCTGTCCAACGAGCACACCCCGCTGATGACCGTCGTCGAGGACACCTGCGGACGGCACGACACCATCGGCGGTGCCTGCTCCAAGGAGTCCAACACCCTCCGCTACGGCCACCACACCTGGTCGCAGCACGCCTGCGTGGAGAACTTCCTCGCCGAAGGCGCCCGGCACGGGCTCGGCAAGCGCGACCTGGTCTCCAACATCAACTGGTTCATGAACGTGCCGGTCGAGCAGGACGGCACCCTCGGCATCGTCGACGGCCTCTCGGCCCCGGGACTGCGGGTCGTGCTGCGCGCCGAGACCGACGTCCTCGCGCTGCTCTCCAACTGCCCGCAGATCAACAACCCCTGCAACGGATTCGAACCGACGGCCGTACGGATGACGATCACCGGGCCGCACGAGAGCGGCCAGAGCGGCCAGAGCGACGAGAGCGACGAGGTCGGCACACGATGACATTCGACACCCTGCTGGTCGCCAACCGCGGCGAGATCGCGGTACGCGTCATCCGCACCGCCCGGCGGCTCGGTCTGCGTACCGTCGCCGTGTACTCCGACGCGGACCGCGGCGCCGAGCACGTCCGGCTGGCCGACGAGGCCGTCCGGCTCGGGCCCGCGCCCGCCAAGGAGTCCTACCTCGACGCCGACCTGGTCCTGAGGGCCGCCAAGGACACCGGCGCCGGCGCCGTCCACCCCGGCTACGGGTTCCTGTCCGAGGACGCCGACTTCGCCCGCCGCTGCGCCGACGCCGGCATCGTCTTCGTCGGCCCCACCCCCGGACAGCTGGAGCTGTTCGGCGCGAAGCACACCGCACGCGCCGCCGCCCAGGCGGCCGGGGTGCCGCTCGCGCCCGGCACCGGGCTTCTCCCCGATGTGGCCGCGGCCCTCGCGGCGGCCGAGGACATCGGCTATCCGGTGATGCTCAAGGCGACCGGCGGCGGTGGCGGCATCGGCATGCGCGCCTGCCACGGCGCGGACGACCTCGCCGACGCCTGGGAACGGGTGCAGCGGGTGGCCGCGGCCTCCTTCTCCTCCGCCGGCGTCTTCCTGGAGCGGCTCGTCGAGCGGGCCCGCCACGTCGAGGTGCAGGTCTTCGGCGACGGGCACGGCAAGGTCGTCACCTTCGGCGACCGCGACTGCTCGCTCCAGCGCCGCAACCAGAAGGTCCTGGAGGAGGCTCCGGCGCCCGGCCTGCCGGACCGTGTCCGCCGCGGACTGGCCGAGGCCGCCCGTGACCTGTGCGCCTCCGTGGACTACCGCTCCGCCGGCACGGTCGAGTTCGTGTACGACGCCGCCCGCGAGGAGGCGTACTTCCTGGAGGTCAACACCCGGCTCCAGGTCGAACACCCGGTCACCGAGGAGATCCACGGCGTCGACCTGGTCGAGTGGATGCTGCGGCTCGCCCAGGGCGACACCGCGGTCGTCACCGAACCCCCCGCGCCCGCGGGACACGCCGTCGAGGCCCGCATCTACGCCGAAGACCCCTCCCGCGACCACCGCCCCAGCGCCGGCCTGCTGACCCGGGTCGCCTTCCCCCCGGGCGTCCGCGTGGACACCTGGGTGGAGACCGGCACGGAGGTCACCACCGCGTACGACCCGATGCTCGCCAAGGTCGTCGCGCACGGCGCCGACCGCGCCGAGGCACTCGACCGGCTGGACGCGGCGCTCGCCGCGACCCGTGTCGACGGCATCGAGACGAACCTCGGCCTGGTGCGGGCCGCGCTCCGGGACACCGCGGTGCGCTCCGCCGTGCACTCGACCGCCTCGCTCGCGACGATCGGCGACCCGACGCCGCGCATCGAGGTCGTCGCGCCGGGCACCCTCACGACCGTGCAGGACTGGCCGGGGCGCACCGGCTACTGGCAGGTCGGCGTCCCGCCGGGCGGCCCGATGGACGACCTGTCCTTCCGGCTCGGCAACACCGCGCTCGGCAACGACGAGGGCGCCCCCGGCCTTGAGTGCACCCTCCAGGGCCCCTCCCTGAGGTTCACCCACCCGACGACGGTCTGCGTCACCGGCGCCCCCGCGCACGTGACGATCGACGGCACCTCCGTGCCGCAGTGGGAGCCGGTCACCGTCGACGCCGGACAGACCCTCGCCGTCGGGGCCCCCGACGAGCGGGGCCTGCGCACGTACGTGCTGTTCGCGGGCGGCCTGGACGTACCGGAGTTCCTGGGCAGCGCCGCCACGTTCACCCTCGGCCGGTTCGGGGGACACGGCGGCCGCGCGCTGCGCGCCGCCGACGTCCTGCACGGCGGCGAGGCCCGTACGGAGACCTCCGTCGTCCCCCTTGACGAGCGCCCGGTCCTCGGCGGTACGTGGCGGATCGGCGCGGTCGAAGGGCCGCACGCCGCACCCGAGTTCTTCACCGAGGACGACATCCGCGACTTCTACGCCGCCGACTGGAAGGTGCACTTCAACTCGGCGCGCACCGGCGTCCGCCTGGTCGGCCCCAAGCCGCGCTGGGCACGCGCGGACGGCGGCGAGGCGGGCCTCCACCCGTCCAACATCCACGACACGCCGTACTCCGTCGGCGCCGTCGACTACACCGGCGACATGCCCGTCCTCCTCGGCCCCGACGGGCCCTCCCTCGGCGGCTTCGTCTGCCCGGCGACGGTCGTCACCGGGCAGCGCTGGAAGCTCGGCCAGCTCCGGCCCGGCGATACGGTCCGCTTCGTCCCGGTCACCGCGGAGGAGGCCGGCGAGCTGCGCCGTCACCCCGCCGCGGCACCGCGGGCCGACCGTGAGGCCATTGTCGACGGCGGAGTCCTCGCGCGTCTGGCGGAGAACGACGGCCGCCCGGCGGTCACGTACCGGCGCAGCGGCGACGACAATCTCCTCATCGAGTACGGGCCCATGCAGCTCGACCTGGCGCTGCGCATGCGCGTCCACGCGCTCGCGGAGGCACTGGCCGCGCGCGGGCTGCCCGGCGTCGTCGACCTGACCCCGGGCATCCGCTCTCTCCAGATCCAGATCAACCCCGACGTGCTGTCCCAGCGGGCCCTCCTCGACGCCGTGCTGCGCGTGGAGGAGGAACTCCCCGCCACCGACGAGCTGGTGGTGCCCAGCCGGACCGTGCACCTCCCGCTGTCCTGGGACGACCCGGCGACCCGCGAGGCCATCGCCCGCTACACGGCCGGCGTGCGCGACGACGCCCCGTGGTGCCCCTCGAACATCGAGTTCATCCGCCGCGTCAACGGCCTGGAGACGGCCGACGACGTGTACCGCACCGTCTTCGACGCCGAATACCTCGTCCTGGGCCTGGGCGACGTCTACCTCGGAGCGCCCGTCGCGACCCCTCTCGACCCCCGCCACCGGCTGGTCACGACCAAGTACAACCCGGCCCGCACCTGGACCGCGGAGAACTCGGTCGGCATCGGAGGCGCGTACCTGTGCATCTACGGCATGGAGGGCCCCGGCGGCTACCAGTTCGTCGGCCGCACCACGCAGGTGTGGTCGGGCTGGCAGCAGCGCGGCGCCTTCGAACCGGGCAAGCCCTGGCTGATGCGCTTCTTCGACCGGATCAAGTGGTACCCGGTCGGGGCCGACGAACTCCTGGAACTGCGCGCGGACATCACCTCCGGCAGGTTCGTGCCGAAGACCGAGGGAGGCACCTTCTCGCTCGCCGACTACCGCGCCTTCCTCGACGAGAACGCCGCGTCGATCGCCGCGTTCCGCGTCCGGCAGAGCACGGCGTTCGGCGCCGAACGCGACGCCTGGGAGGCCGCCGGCGAGTTCGCCCGTGCCGAGGCCGCCGCCGAGGTCACGCCGCCGACCGCCGACATCACGGTGCCCGAGGGCGGCCGCCTGGTCGAGGCCGAGTTCACCGCCTGCGTCTGGCAGGTCGACGTCCAGGTGGGGGACCGGGTGTCGGCGGGTCAGCAGCTGGTCGCGCTCGAGGCGATGAAGATGGAGGCGCCGGTAGCGGCGCCCGCCGACGGCATCGTCGCGGAGATCCTGATCAAACCGGGCAGCCAGGTCGAGGCGGGAACCGCGCTCGTCGTCCTCGCTCCCGTCGAGACCGCGGAGGCGACAGCATGATCACGGCAGTGGAGCGGGTACGGGCCGCGTACGCCCGCATCGCGCGGGCGGACCGGCCTGAGGTGTGGATCGACCTGCGCGCCCGGGAGGACGCGGAGGCCGACGCCGCTGCGGTCGACGCGAGAATCGCGGCCGGCGAGCGGCTGCCGCTCGCCGGGACGGTGTTCGCGGTCAAGGGCAACATCGACGTGGCAGGACTTCCGACGACCGCCGGCTGCCCCGCGTACGCCTACCGGCCGGCAGCCGACGCCCCGGCGGTGGCACGTCTGAAGGCGGCGGGCGCGGTGCTCCTCGGCACCACGAACCTCGACCAGTTCGCGACCGGCCTGGTCGGCACGCGCAGCCCGTACGGCGCCGTCCGCAACGCCGTCGACCCCGCGTACGTCTCCGGCGGCTCCTCGTCCGGATCGGCCGTCGCGGTCGCTCTCGGCATCGCGGACTTCGCGCTCGGCACGGACACCGCGGGCTCGGGCCGGGTCCCGGCGGCCCTGAACGGCATCGTCGGTCTCAAGCCGACGATCGGCCTGGTCCCCACGGACGGTGTCGTCCCGGCCTGCGCGTCGCTCGACTGCGTGACGGTCTTCGCCCGCACGCTCCCGGAGG
The sequence above is a segment of the Streptomyces sp. NBC_01255 genome. Coding sequences within it:
- a CDS encoding urea amidolyase associated protein UAAP1 encodes the protein MPSETASTHGARDHARAQEGTRVDAMPVLPASSCPAPPDGVAAEDVVWAETVAGGNYTHKVLARGTELRLTDLTGAACAHLLLHSADRPWERLNTADTVKVLWNAYLGEGHLLLSDQGRVLASLIQDTSGRHDALTGTSTLARNTERYGDGTPQSASPAGRELFKLAALKNGLAPRDLPPSVSFFQGVRVDDDGTTRFTGSAGPGRTVTLRAEQDVTVLVANVPHPLDPRPDYRCGNLGVLAYRAGPTAPGDPLWNATPEGRRAFLNTADHLTARGIA
- the uca gene encoding urea carboxylase, with translation MTFDTLLVANRGEIAVRVIRTARRLGLRTVAVYSDADRGAEHVRLADEAVRLGPAPAKESYLDADLVLRAAKDTGAGAVHPGYGFLSEDADFARRCADAGIVFVGPTPGQLELFGAKHTARAAAQAAGVPLAPGTGLLPDVAAALAAAEDIGYPVMLKATGGGGGIGMRACHGADDLADAWERVQRVAAASFSSAGVFLERLVERARHVEVQVFGDGHGKVVTFGDRDCSLQRRNQKVLEEAPAPGLPDRVRRGLAEAARDLCASVDYRSAGTVEFVYDAAREEAYFLEVNTRLQVEHPVTEEIHGVDLVEWMLRLAQGDTAVVTEPPAPAGHAVEARIYAEDPSRDHRPSAGLLTRVAFPPGVRVDTWVETGTEVTTAYDPMLAKVVAHGADRAEALDRLDAALAATRVDGIETNLGLVRAALRDTAVRSAVHSTASLATIGDPTPRIEVVAPGTLTTVQDWPGRTGYWQVGVPPGGPMDDLSFRLGNTALGNDEGAPGLECTLQGPSLRFTHPTTVCVTGAPAHVTIDGTSVPQWEPVTVDAGQTLAVGAPDERGLRTYVLFAGGLDVPEFLGSAATFTLGRFGGHGGRALRAADVLHGGEARTETSVVPLDERPVLGGTWRIGAVEGPHAAPEFFTEDDIRDFYAADWKVHFNSARTGVRLVGPKPRWARADGGEAGLHPSNIHDTPYSVGAVDYTGDMPVLLGPDGPSLGGFVCPATVVTGQRWKLGQLRPGDTVRFVPVTAEEAGELRRHPAAAPRADREAIVDGGVLARLAENDGRPAVTYRRSGDDNLLIEYGPMQLDLALRMRVHALAEALAARGLPGVVDLTPGIRSLQIQINPDVLSQRALLDAVLRVEEELPATDELVVPSRTVHLPLSWDDPATREAIARYTAGVRDDAPWCPSNIEFIRRVNGLETADDVYRTVFDAEYLVLGLGDVYLGAPVATPLDPRHRLVTTKYNPARTWTAENSVGIGGAYLCIYGMEGPGGYQFVGRTTQVWSGWQQRGAFEPGKPWLMRFFDRIKWYPVGADELLELRADITSGRFVPKTEGGTFSLADYRAFLDENAASIAAFRVRQSTAFGAERDAWEAAGEFARAEAAAEVTPPTADITVPEGGRLVEAEFTACVWQVDVQVGDRVSAGQQLVALEAMKMEAPVAAPADGIVAEILIKPGSQVEAGTALVVLAPVETAEATA
- a CDS encoding urea amidolyase associated protein UAAP2, whose product is MTTAISPPGRVVSDDIVPARAAWSAVVRKGHTLTVTDLHGNQAADFLLYDAHDTSVRYSAPDTIQAQGNLFLTTGSVLLSNEHTPLMTVVEDTCGRHDTIGGACSKESNTLRYGHHTWSQHACVENFLAEGARHGLGKRDLVSNINWFMNVPVEQDGTLGIVDGLSAPGLRVVLRAETDVLALLSNCPQINNPCNGFEPTAVRMTITGPHESGQSGQSDESDEVGTR